One window of the Methylovirgula sp. HY1 genome contains the following:
- the thrB gene encoding homoserine kinase — protein sequence MAVYTEVSDTALQAFLADYDLGRLLAYKGIAEGVENSNFFVHAEAGFFILTLYEKRVAAEDLPFFLGLMEHLAAHGLNCPQPVKPKTGALLGRLAGKPAAIVTFLEGVSSRSPTSRQCAALGESLASLHRAGADFSGHRRNALSLDAWAGLYEQGKNGSENVQAGLADFIAAEIGFLEKAWPLDLPRGVIHADLFPDNVLFLGDTVSGLIDFYFACDDFLAYDLAICLNAWCFELDGSFNITKGMALINAYEQMRRLTPEETAALPILARGAALRFALTRLVDWLNVPPGALVKPKDPLDYVKRLRFHQKITNAREFGLLR from the coding sequence ATGGCCGTCTACACAGAAGTCTCAGATACCGCGCTGCAAGCCTTCCTCGCCGATTACGATCTGGGTCGGCTGCTTGCCTATAAGGGCATTGCCGAAGGCGTCGAAAATTCGAATTTCTTCGTGCATGCGGAGGCCGGATTTTTCATCCTGACGCTCTATGAGAAGCGCGTCGCCGCGGAGGACCTGCCGTTTTTCCTCGGCTTGATGGAACATCTCGCCGCGCATGGCCTCAATTGTCCGCAGCCGGTCAAACCGAAGACCGGCGCTTTGCTCGGCCGGCTCGCCGGAAAACCTGCCGCGATCGTGACCTTTCTCGAAGGCGTCTCGAGCCGGAGCCCGACGTCAAGGCAATGCGCGGCGCTCGGCGAATCGCTTGCCAGCCTGCATCGCGCCGGCGCTGACTTTTCCGGCCACCGGCGCAATGCGCTGTCGCTCGACGCCTGGGCCGGGCTCTATGAGCAAGGCAAAAATGGCAGCGAGAACGTTCAAGCCGGCCTTGCCGATTTCATCGCCGCGGAGATCGGATTTCTCGAAAAAGCCTGGCCGCTGGATCTGCCGCGCGGCGTCATTCATGCCGATCTCTTTCCCGACAATGTGCTCTTTCTCGGCGATACGGTCTCCGGCCTCATCGACTTCTATTTCGCCTGTGACGACTTCCTCGCCTATGATCTCGCCATCTGTCTCAACGCTTGGTGTTTCGAGCTGGACGGGTCGTTCAACATCACCAAAGGCATGGCTTTGATCAACGCTTATGAACAAATGCGCCGGCTGACGCCGGAAGAGACCGCCGCTCTGCCGATTCTCGCCCGCGGCGCGGCTTTGCGCTTTGCTCTCACACGCCTCGTCGATTGGCTGAATGTGCCGCCCGGCGCTTTGGTGAAGCCGAAAGATCCGCTCGACTATGTGAAGCGCCTGCGCTTCCACCAAAAGATCACGAACGCGCGCGAATTCGGGCTGCTGCGGTGA
- the rnhA gene encoding ribonuclease HI, whose product MNEKISIWTDGACSGNPGPGGWGAILTYGSRRKELSGGDPATTNNRMELMAAIQALEALTRPCDVDLYTDSAYLKGGITGWLAGWKRNGWKTADRKPVKNVELWQRLEEATLPHKIRWHWVKGHANDEMNERADELARTGMRPFLIKRAANAKIPSRDDEN is encoded by the coding sequence GTGAACGAAAAAATTTCTATTTGGACGGATGGCGCCTGCTCCGGCAATCCCGGCCCCGGCGGCTGGGGCGCCATCCTCACCTATGGCAGCCGGCGTAAGGAGCTTTCTGGCGGCGACCCTGCGACGACCAATAATCGCATGGAGCTCATGGCTGCGATCCAGGCGCTCGAAGCGCTGACGCGGCCTTGCGATGTCGATCTCTATACCGATTCCGCCTATCTCAAAGGCGGCATCACCGGCTGGCTCGCCGGCTGGAAGCGCAACGGCTGGAAAACCGCGGACCGCAAGCCGGTCAAAAATGTCGAACTCTGGCAAAGGCTCGAAGAAGCGACACTGCCGCATAAGATCCGGTGGCACTGGGTCAAGGGCCACGCCAATGATGAAATGAACGAGCGCGCCGACGAACTCGCGCGCACCGGCATGCGACCGTTTTTGATCAAGCGCGCCGCCAATGCCAAAATCCCATCGCGGGACGACGAGAACTAA
- the tgt gene encoding tRNA guanosine(34) transglycosylase Tgt, giving the protein MTLDFRFDVKATDGAARTGTIAMPRGNIRTPAFMPVGTAATIKAMHPQAVRALGADIVLANTYHLMLRPGAERIAALGGLHKFMNWSAPILTDSGGFQVMSLAKLRKLNENGVTFQSHIDGSRHELTPERAMDIQRLLGSDIQMQLDECVKLPAPDSEVERAMLLSLRWAERSKKAFGTQPGHAIFGIVQGGVSVPLRCASAKALVDMDFHGYALGGLAVGEPQDIMLATIEATVPQLPATKPRYLMGVGSPDDLVEAVRRGIDMFDCVMPTRAGRHGLVYSRFGRINLRNAKHADDARPIDPLSPCEAARIYSRAYLHHLVKAGEILAMMLLTEINLAYYQCLMADMRKAIEAGRFTDFSAATKETWQRGEAMKVSSSSGIASQDI; this is encoded by the coding sequence GTGACCTTGGATTTTCGCTTCGACGTCAAAGCAACGGATGGCGCAGCCCGGACTGGCACGATCGCAATGCCGCGCGGAAATATCCGGACGCCTGCCTTCATGCCGGTCGGCACCGCGGCAACGATCAAGGCGATGCATCCTCAGGCGGTGCGGGCGCTCGGCGCCGATATCGTGCTCGCCAATACCTATCATCTCATGCTCCGGCCCGGCGCGGAGCGGATCGCGGCGCTCGGCGGTCTGCATAAATTCATGAATTGGTCGGCGCCGATCCTCACCGATTCCGGCGGCTTTCAGGTGATGTCGCTCGCCAAGCTCCGCAAGCTCAATGAAAATGGCGTCACCTTTCAATCTCATATCGATGGCTCTCGGCATGAGCTGACGCCGGAGCGGGCGATGGACATCCAGCGCCTGCTCGGCTCCGACATTCAAATGCAGCTCGATGAATGCGTGAAGCTTCCGGCACCGGACAGCGAAGTGGAGCGCGCCATGCTACTGTCGCTGCGCTGGGCCGAACGCAGCAAAAAGGCTTTCGGCACCCAACCGGGCCATGCGATTTTCGGCATTGTCCAAGGCGGGGTCAGTGTCCCCCTGCGCTGCGCCAGCGCCAAGGCGCTCGTCGATATGGATTTCCACGGCTACGCGCTGGGCGGCCTCGCCGTCGGCGAGCCGCAAGATATCATGCTGGCGACGATCGAAGCGACTGTGCCGCAACTGCCTGCGACAAAGCCACGTTATCTCATGGGCGTCGGCAGCCCCGACGATCTCGTCGAAGCGGTGCGGCGCGGCATCGACATGTTCGACTGCGTGATGCCGACCCGCGCCGGCCGCCATGGCCTCGTCTATAGCCGCTTCGGCCGCATCAATCTGCGCAATGCCAAACATGCCGACGATGCAAGACCGATCGACCCCCTCTCGCCTTGTGAAGCGGCGCGCATCTATTCCCGCGCCTATCTGCATCACCTTGTGAAAGCGGGAGAAATTTTGGCGATGATGCTGCTGACCGAAATCAATCTCGCCTATTATCAATGCCTGATGGCGGATATGCGCAAAGCCATAGAAGCGGGGCGCTTCACTGATTTTTCTGCGGCGACCAAAGAGACCTGGCAGAGAGGCGAAGCAATGAAAGTGTCATCTTCGTCAGGCATTGCTTCGCAAGATATTTGA
- a CDS encoding DUF502 domain-containing protein — protein MTEAYGAPSPQPPADPPVPPRGPGIGGRIRNWFLTGIVVAGPLAITLYLVLWFVDTVDNWVKRIIPVKFWPDAYLPFPLPGFGVIFAFLGLTFLGFLAANLAGRSLIALGEAILDRMPIIRSIYKSMKQIFETIFSRNGTSFRKVGLIEFPGNGMWSLVFISAPPPDKISASLPLPEDHLSVFLPCTPNPTTGFYFFLPARDVIEVALSPDEAAKLIMSCGVIQPEGQTSPALAEAVRQAKALEEDAA, from the coding sequence ATGACGGAAGCTTACGGTGCCCCTTCTCCGCAGCCGCCGGCCGATCCACCGGTGCCGCCGCGCGGCCCCGGGATCGGCGGCCGGATTCGCAACTGGTTCTTGACCGGGATCGTGGTCGCCGGCCCCCTCGCCATCACGCTTTATCTCGTCTTGTGGTTCGTCGACACGGTCGATAATTGGGTGAAGCGGATCATCCCGGTCAAATTCTGGCCGGATGCCTATCTCCCCTTTCCTCTGCCCGGCTTCGGAGTGATCTTCGCCTTCCTCGGCCTCACCTTTCTCGGCTTTCTCGCCGCCAATCTCGCCGGCCGCAGCCTGATCGCGCTCGGTGAAGCGATCCTCGATCGGATGCCGATCATCCGTTCGATCTATAAAAGCATGAAGCAGATTTTCGAGACGATTTTCTCGCGCAACGGCACCTCCTTTCGTAAGGTCGGACTGATCGAATTTCCGGGCAACGGCATGTGGTCGCTGGTCTTCATCTCGGCGCCGCCGCCGGATAAGATCAGCGCCAGCCTGCCCTTGCCGGAAGACCATCTCTCCGTCTTCCTGCCCTGCACGCCCAATCCGACGACGGGATTCTATTTTTTTCTCCCCGCCCGCGACGTGATCGAAGTCGCGCTCAGCCCGGACGAGGCGGCCAAGCTCATCATGTCCTGCGGCGTCATCCAGCCGGAAGGCCAGACGTCGCCAGCGCTTGCAGAAGCGGTAAGACAGGCCAAAGCGTTGGAAGAAGACGCGGCCTGA
- the coaD gene encoding pantetheine-phosphate adenylyltransferase, with protein sequence MLRKALYAGTFDPLTNGHVDIIGSAARFCDEIVVAVGVHPSKTPLLDVAARERLIRQCCAERVAGQSCTLSVLTFSGLAVEAARQSGATILLRGLRDGSDLDYEMQMSGMNGTMAPEIQTLFLPASPGVRHITATLVRQIALLGGDISPFVPKIVAETLATKLRASS encoded by the coding sequence ATGCTTCGCAAAGCCCTCTATGCCGGCACGTTCGATCCTCTGACCAATGGCCATGTCGATATTATCGGCAGCGCGGCGCGGTTTTGCGACGAGATCGTGGTTGCGGTCGGCGTCCATCCGAGCAAGACACCGCTTTTGGACGTCGCGGCGCGCGAGCGGCTCATCCGCCAATGCTGCGCGGAGCGCGTCGCCGGACAGTCCTGCACCCTGTCCGTGCTGACATTTTCAGGCCTCGCGGTCGAAGCGGCCCGGCAATCGGGCGCGACCATCCTTTTACGCGGCCTGCGCGACGGATCGGATCTCGATTATGAAATGCAGATGTCGGGTATGAACGGCACAATGGCGCCGGAGATCCAGACCCTGTTTCTGCCGGCTTCGCCGGGCGTCCGCCACATTACCGCGACATTGGTTCGGCAGATCGCCCTGCTCGGTGGCGATATCTCGCCTTTCGTGCCAAAAATCGTCGCCGAGACATTGGCGACCAAATTGCGGGCTTCAAGCTAG
- the queA gene encoding tRNA preQ1(34) S-adenosylmethionine ribosyltransferase-isomerase QueA: protein MRVDLFDFDLPPERIALRPAVPRDTARLLVVEPQATPQLVDRRIGDLPRLLRPGDLLIVNDTRVIPARLEGVRHRDSLCAKIEILLHQREDLSTWRAFARPAKKLKAGDKIVFVKEGRTALEAEVAGAHDEGEVRLVFAVSGAALDQAIEDLGQMPLPPYIAGKRAADATDRQDYQTLFARHSGAVAAPTASLHFTPELVAAIRARGVAMAFVTLHVGAGTFLPVKAEDTQAHRMHAEWGSVSEATAAAMNAARASGGRIVAIGTTALRLIETATQADGTTVPFAGATDIFITPGYRFKGTDLLLTNFHLPKSTLFMLVAAFSGLETMQMAYHHAIAGEYRFYSYGDACLLHPAGKIA from the coding sequence ATGCGTGTCGATCTTTTCGACTTCGATCTGCCGCCGGAGCGCATTGCGCTGCGCCCCGCCGTGCCGCGCGATACCGCCCGCCTGTTGGTCGTCGAACCGCAGGCAACGCCCCAGCTCGTAGATCGGCGCATCGGCGATCTGCCCCGGCTGCTGCGACCCGGCGATCTCCTCATCGTCAATGACACGCGCGTCATTCCCGCGCGTCTCGAAGGCGTGCGGCATCGCGACAGCCTCTGCGCAAAGATCGAAATCCTGCTGCATCAGCGCGAAGATCTGAGCACGTGGCGCGCATTCGCGCGGCCGGCAAAGAAGTTAAAGGCCGGCGACAAGATCGTCTTCGTGAAAGAAGGCCGCACCGCGCTCGAAGCCGAAGTCGCCGGCGCGCATGACGAAGGCGAGGTCCGTCTCGTCTTCGCAGTCTCCGGCGCGGCACTCGATCAGGCGATCGAAGATCTGGGACAGATGCCTCTGCCTCCCTATATCGCCGGCAAGCGCGCGGCGGACGCGACCGACCGGCAAGATTATCAGACGCTATTCGCGCGCCACAGCGGCGCCGTCGCTGCACCGACCGCGAGTCTGCATTTCACGCCCGAACTCGTCGCTGCCATCCGCGCCCGTGGCGTGGCGATGGCCTTTGTCACTTTGCATGTCGGCGCGGGCACTTTTTTGCCGGTGAAGGCGGAAGACACGCAAGCCCATCGCATGCACGCGGAATGGGGCTCGGTGAGCGAAGCGACAGCGGCGGCGATGAACGCCGCCCGCGCCTCGGGCGGCCGCATCGTCGCGATCGGCACCACGGCGCTGCGGCTGATCGAAACCGCAACGCAGGCAGATGGAACGACTGTGCCTTTTGCCGGGGCGACGGATATTTTCATCACGCCCGGCTATAGGTTCAAAGGTACCGATCTGCTTTTGACCAATTTCCACTTGCCGAAATCGACGCTCTTCATGCTGGTCGCGGCTTTTTCCGGACTCGAAACGATGCAAATGGCCTATCACCATGCGATCGCAGGAGAGTACCGCTTCTACAGCTATGGCGATGCCTGCCTCCTTCATCCTGCCGGAAAGATTGCGTGA
- a CDS encoding peptidylprolyl isomerase, with product MTLNRRSFAVALVLAAFATPLAAAPDLKNTVYLDTKYGRITIQLRPDLAPKNVAQIETLTKQGFYNGIVFHRVIAGFMAQTGDPTGTGSGGSKLPNLPAEFSQKAHFVRGTVGMARTNDPNSANSQFFICYAPAPFLDGKYTIVGQVTSGMNVVDKLKKGSGESGMVTNPDKILKMQLASAAGPAKKTAKKTAKMHSEPHKAQ from the coding sequence ATGACACTCAACCGCCGCAGCTTTGCCGTTGCACTCGTACTTGCCGCTTTCGCCACGCCGCTCGCGGCCGCGCCGGATCTGAAGAACACCGTCTATCTCGATACGAAATACGGCAGAATCACCATCCAGCTCCGTCCCGATCTTGCGCCCAAAAATGTCGCGCAGATCGAGACTCTCACCAAGCAGGGCTTCTACAACGGCATCGTCTTCCATCGCGTGATCGCCGGCTTCATGGCGCAGACGGGCGATCCGACGGGCACCGGTTCGGGCGGCTCCAAGCTGCCCAATCTGCCGGCGGAATTTAGCCAGAAGGCGCATTTCGTCCGCGGCACGGTCGGCATGGCGCGGACCAACGATCCCAATTCCGCCAATTCGCAATTCTTCATCTGCTACGCGCCGGCGCCCTTCCTCGACGGCAAATATACGATCGTCGGTCAGGTGACCTCCGGCATGAACGTCGTCGACAAGCTCAAGAAGGGATCGGGCGAAAGCGGCATGGTCACCAATCCCGACAAAATCCTGAAGATGCAGCTCGCCAGCGCCGCCGGCCCGGCCAAGAAAACGGCTAAGAAAACGGCCAAGATGCACAGCGAGCCGCATAAGGCGCAATGA
- a CDS encoding peptidylprolyl isomerase has product MAEAEPGNTLTLETTQGPIVIQMRPDLAPGHVAHIKKLVEEKFYDGIVFHRVIEGFMAQTGCPHGTGTGGSKYPNLKAEFNAEPHVRGTCSMARAQNPDSANSQFFICFTDARFLDKQYTVWGKVVSGMENVDKIKRGEPVKDPDKIISATVS; this is encoded by the coding sequence ATGGCCGAGGCCGAACCCGGTAACACACTTACGCTCGAAACCACGCAAGGACCCATCGTTATCCAGATGCGGCCCGATCTGGCGCCGGGCCATGTCGCGCATATCAAGAAACTGGTCGAAGAAAAATTCTACGACGGCATCGTCTTCCATCGCGTCATCGAGGGCTTCATGGCGCAGACCGGCTGCCCGCATGGGACCGGCACCGGCGGTTCGAAATATCCGAATCTCAAAGCTGAATTCAACGCCGAGCCGCATGTGCGCGGCACCTGCTCCATGGCGCGGGCGCAAAATCCCGATTCGGCCAATTCGCAATTCTTCATCTGCTTCACCGATGCCCGCTTTCTCGACAAGCAATATACGGTTTGGGGCAAAGTCGTCTCGGGCATGGAAAATGTCGACAAGATCAAGCGCGGCGAGCCTGTGAAGGACCCGGACAAGATCATCTCGGCGACTGTGAGCTGA
- a CDS encoding peroxiredoxin, which yields MSIKVGDSLPDAVFTVMTPDGPKTSTTAEIFKGRKIVLFGVPGAFTPTCSMNHLPGFQAKEAEFKAKGVDEVVVVSVNDVFVMDAWAKQSGAAGKILFLADGIAAFTKAIDLTLDLTERGLGIRSQRYSMFVDDGIVKVLNVEDSVGKADISGADALLAQI from the coding sequence ATGTCGATCAAGGTTGGAGATTCATTGCCCGATGCCGTTTTCACGGTGATGACGCCGGACGGCCCGAAAACGAGCACCACGGCGGAAATATTCAAGGGCCGCAAAATCGTGCTGTTTGGCGTGCCGGGCGCTTTCACACCGACCTGCAGCATGAATCATCTGCCGGGCTTTCAAGCCAAAGAGGCGGAGTTCAAAGCCAAAGGCGTTGACGAGGTCGTCGTTGTTTCCGTGAATGATGTTTTCGTCATGGACGCCTGGGCGAAGCAGTCCGGCGCCGCCGGGAAGATTCTTTTTCTCGCGGATGGCATCGCGGCTTTCACCAAGGCGATCGACCTGACGCTCGACCTGACCGAACGCGGCCTCGGTATCCGTTCGCAGCGCTATTCCATGTTCGTGGATGACGGCATCGTGAAGGTGCTGAATGTCGAAGATTCTGTCGGTAAGGCGGACATCTCAGGCGCTGACGCGTTGCTTGCCCAAATTTGA